Proteins found in one Quercus robur chromosome 2, dhQueRobu3.1, whole genome shotgun sequence genomic segment:
- the LOC126714116 gene encoding U-box domain-containing protein 21-like: MILSWRRRRSSNNKSSEPALNDSSLDTEVMIPTHFRCPISLDLLKDPVTLSTGITYDRESIERWIESGNQTCPVTNQVLNSFDQIPNHALRKMIQDWCVKNRSYGIERIPTPRVPVSPYEVSGICSRIEVATRCGDDRKCVELVRKIEAWGKESERNKRCVVNNGTGCVLSNTFLSFASVSIEKHVGLLVEILSVLAWMFPLGEEGQSKLGSTASLSCIVWVLKNGDLSARQKAVSVLKELLSLNQRLVDKLAEIEGISEALVKIIREPICPKATKASLTAIFYMISPSQTSVRFTSRFVELGLVSLITEILVDAEKGTCERALGVLSGICDSKEGREEASKNALTMPILVKKMLRISGMATEFAVGTLWKLCKNSKKEEDGDGGVLVEALQSGAFQKLLVLLQVGCSEAIKEKVTELLKLLNLQRNRSNCVDASMDFKYLKRPF; encoded by the coding sequence ATGATTCTATCTTGGAGAAGAAGGAGATCGAGCAACAACAAGAGCAGCGAGCCTGCTTTGAATGACAGCAGTTTGGACACGGAGGTTATGATTCCAACCCACTTTCGGTGTCCGATTTCTCTTGATTTGTTGAAAGATCCTGTCACGTTGTCTACTGGGATCACGTACGATCGAGAGAGCATCGAGAGGTGGATTGAGTCTGGCAACCAAACTTGCCCGGTGACAAACCAAGTCTTGAACAGCTTCGATCAAATCCCGAACCATGCATTGCGCAAGATGATTCAAGATTGGTGTGTCAAGAATCGATCTTATGGGATTGAGAGGATTCCCACGCCTCGAGTTCCCGTGAGCCCGTATGAGGTTTCGGGGATTTGTTCGAGAATTGAGGTCGCAACTCGATGTGGGGATGACAGAAAGTGCGTAGAATTGGTGAGGAAGATCGAGGCGTGGGGGAAAGAAAGCGAGCGAAACAAGCGGTGCGTTGTGAACAATGGAACTGGGTGTGTGTTATCTAATACGTTTCTTTCATTTGCGAGCGTTTCTATTGAGAAGCATGTGGGGTTGTTGGTTGAGATCTTATCTGTCTTGGCATGGATGTTTCCACTTGGTGAAGAAGGGCAATCAAAATTGGGATCAACAGCGTCCTTAAGTTGCattgtttgggttttgaagAATGGTGATCTTTCAGCTAGACAAAAGGCGGTTTCAGTACTCAAAGAGCTGCTTTCTTTGAATCAAAGACTTGTTGATAAGTTGGCAGAGATTGAAGGAATTAGTGAAGCTTTAGTTAAAATAATTAGAGAGCCTATTTGCCCTAAGGCTACAAAAGCTTCTTTGACAGCTATATTCTATATGATTTCTCCATCTCAAACCAGTGTGAGATTCACATCAAGATTTGTGGAACTGGGTTTGGTTTCGTTGATCACAGAAATCCTTGTTGATGCAGAGAAAGGAACATGTGAAAGGGCTTTAGGTGTTTTGTCTGGTATTTGTGATAGCAAAGAAGGGAGAGAAGAGGCATCTAAGAATGCTCTAACTATGCCTATTTTGGTTAAGAAGATGTTGCGGATATCAGGGATGGCAACGGAGTTTGCAGTGGGTACTCTTTGGAAGCTCTGCAAGAATTCTAAGAAGGAAGAAGATGGTGATGGAGGTGTTTTAGTTGAGGCACTTCAATCAGGTGCTTTTCAAAAGCTTTTGGTTCTCCTGCAGGTTGGTTGTAGTGAGGCTATAAAGGAGAAGGTCACTGAGTTGTTGAAATTGTTGAATCTTCAGAGAAATAGGTCTAACTGTGTTGATGCATCAATGGATTTCAAGTATCTCAAAAGGCCGTTTTGA